A section of the Rhizobium sp. Pop5 genome encodes:
- a CDS encoding DUF3419 family protein — MSEFAPDAGFRKNRKLKDALLRHKAFSKDGLSERLFGLLFSGLVYPQIWEDPDLDMQAMELKPNHRIVTIGSGGCNMLAYLSKAPASIDVVDLNPHHIALNRLKLAAFKHLPDHADLVRFLAMPNEKSNSRAFDQHLAARLDETTRSYWNGRKFGRRRVTVFDRNIYETGLLGRFIGAAHLLARLHGVKLREMTKTRSIREQRQFFDEQIAPLFEKPVVRWITGRKSSLFGLGIPPQQYDELASLADDHSIAPVLKHRLEKLACHFPMSDNYFAWQAFGRRYGTEEKGPLPTYLKPEHYEVIRANVDRVNVHHASFTELLAREPAASRDRYILLDAQDWMTDAQLNDVWREITRTARDGARVIFRTAAEKSIIEGRLSPSIRDQWDYFEEKSRELTALDRSAIYGGFHIYGKKA, encoded by the coding sequence CCGCAAGAACCGGAAACTCAAGGACGCTCTTCTCCGCCACAAGGCTTTTTCGAAGGACGGCCTTTCCGAGCGCCTCTTCGGCCTGCTCTTCTCCGGCCTCGTCTATCCGCAGATCTGGGAAGATCCGGATCTCGACATGCAGGCGATGGAGTTGAAGCCGAACCATCGCATCGTCACCATCGGCTCCGGCGGCTGCAACATGCTCGCCTATCTCTCCAAGGCGCCGGCCTCGATCGACGTCGTCGATCTCAACCCGCACCATATCGCGCTGAACCGCCTGAAGCTTGCCGCCTTCAAGCATCTGCCGGATCATGCCGATCTCGTCCGCTTCCTCGCGATGCCGAACGAGAAGTCGAACAGCCGCGCCTTCGACCAGCACCTCGCCGCGAGGCTCGATGAGACGACCCGCAGCTACTGGAACGGCCGCAAGTTCGGCCGCCGTCGCGTCACCGTCTTCGACCGCAACATCTATGAAACCGGCCTGCTCGGCCGCTTCATCGGCGCAGCCCATCTTCTTGCCCGCCTGCATGGCGTCAAGCTGCGCGAAATGACCAAGACCCGTTCGATCCGCGAACAGCGCCAGTTCTTTGACGAGCAGATCGCGCCCTTGTTCGAAAAGCCGGTCGTGCGCTGGATCACCGGCCGCAAGAGCTCGCTCTTCGGCCTCGGCATTCCGCCGCAGCAATATGACGAGCTCGCAAGCCTTGCCGACGATCATTCGATCGCGCCGGTGCTGAAGCATCGCCTGGAAAAGCTCGCCTGTCATTTCCCGATGAGCGACAACTACTTCGCCTGGCAGGCCTTCGGCCGGCGCTACGGCACCGAAGAGAAAGGCCCGCTGCCGACCTATCTGAAGCCGGAGCACTACGAGGTAATCCGCGCCAATGTCGACCGCGTCAATGTCCACCACGCAAGCTTCACCGAGCTTCTGGCCCGCGAGCCGGCCGCTTCGCGCGACCGTTACATCCTGCTCGACGCGCAGGACTGGATGACGGACGCGCAGTTGAACGACGTCTGGCGGGAAATCACCCGCACGGCGCGCGACGGCGCCCGGGTGATCTTCCGCACCGCCGCCGAAAAGAGCATCATCGAAGGCCGCCTGTCGCCTTCGATCCGCGACCAGTGGGATTACTTCGAAGAGAAGTCGCGTGAACTGACCGCGCTCGATCGCTCGGCGATCTACGGCGGCTTCCACATCTACGGGAAGAAGGCGTGA
- a CDS encoding class I SAM-dependent methyltransferase: MSKVGTETAGKSTEHASLMDGMYRYQRHIYDLTRKYYLLGRDSTIRNLDVPEGGTLLEVGCGTGRNMAFAHKHFPTAKLFGLDISQEMLISARKTFATKATIPEFRVADATAYTPREFGVSGFDRILISYALSMIPDWERAVDASIAALNPGGQLHIVDFGQQEGLPRWFRRMLQSWLTKFHVTPRADLREVLEAQAHENNARLLFETVGGGYAWRAAIISKRS; this comes from the coding sequence GTGAGCAAGGTCGGCACCGAGACGGCGGGAAAGAGCACGGAACATGCCAGCCTCATGGATGGCATGTACCGCTACCAGCGCCATATCTACGACCTCACCCGCAAATATTACCTTCTCGGCCGCGACAGCACGATCCGCAATCTCGACGTGCCCGAGGGCGGCACCCTGCTCGAAGTCGGCTGTGGCACTGGCCGCAACATGGCCTTCGCCCACAAGCATTTCCCGACCGCCAAGCTCTTCGGCCTCGATATTTCCCAGGAAATGCTGATCTCGGCGCGCAAGACCTTCGCCACCAAGGCGACGATCCCGGAATTTCGCGTTGCCGACGCCACGGCGTACACCCCGCGTGAATTCGGCGTCAGCGGCTTCGACCGCATCCTGATTTCCTATGCCCTGTCGATGATCCCGGACTGGGAGCGCGCCGTCGATGCGTCGATCGCCGCGCTCAATCCCGGCGGCCAGTTGCACATCGTCGATTTCGGCCAGCAGGAAGGCCTGCCGCGCTGGTTCCGCCGCATGCTGCAGTCCTGGCTTACGAAATTCCACGTCACCCCGCGCGCCGACCTGCGCGAGGTCCTGGAAGCCCAAGCCCATGAAAACAACGCGAGATTGTTGTTTGAAACCGTCGGCGGCGGCTACGCCTGGCGGGCGGCTATTATCAGCAAGCGCTCATAA
- a CDS encoding GH25 family lysozyme, whose product MRRLLFCVLPLAILLAGCSSSGHDYLETASIKPKMRFQDTDPQDFGPKHPQQNAIHGIDISKWQGDIDWSTVRSSGVAFAFIKATEGKDRVDPRFDEYWREARTAGIPHAPYHFYYFCSSADEQADWFIRNVPKEAMRLPPVLDVEWNAESKTCRYRPDPETVRSEMQRFMDRLEAYYGKRPIIYTSVDFHRDNLAGYFQDYHFWVRSVAKHPEVTYSDRRWAFWQYTSTGVIPGIKGPTDINVFAGSAKNWNNWVAAVSKDRNS is encoded by the coding sequence ATGCGCCGGCTTTTGTTTTGCGTTCTGCCTTTGGCCATCCTGCTGGCCGGCTGCTCCTCCTCTGGTCATGACTATCTCGAAACCGCGTCGATCAAGCCGAAGATGCGCTTCCAGGACACCGATCCGCAGGATTTCGGCCCCAAGCATCCGCAGCAGAACGCAATCCACGGCATCGACATTTCCAAGTGGCAGGGCGATATCGACTGGAGCACCGTGAGGAGCTCCGGCGTCGCCTTCGCCTTCATCAAGGCGACGGAAGGCAAAGACAGGGTCGATCCCCGCTTCGACGAATACTGGCGCGAGGCGCGTACCGCCGGCATCCCGCACGCCCCCTATCATTTCTACTATTTCTGCTCCTCGGCCGACGAACAGGCCGACTGGTTTATCCGCAACGTGCCGAAGGAGGCCATGCGCCTGCCGCCGGTGCTCGACGTCGAATGGAACGCCGAGTCGAAGACCTGCCGCTACCGGCCCGACCCGGAAACGGTGCGCTCCGAAATGCAGCGTTTCATGGACCGGCTGGAGGCTTATTACGGCAAGCGCCCGATCATCTATACCTCGGTCGATTTCCACCGCGACAATCTCGCCGGTTACTTCCAGGATTATCATTTCTGGGTCCGCTCGGTGGCGAAACATCCTGAGGTGACCTATTCCGACCGCCGCTGGGCCTTCTGGCAATATACCTCGACCGGCGTTATCCCCGGCATCAAGGGACCGACCGACATCAACGTCTTTGCCGGCAGTGCAAAGAACTGGAACAATTGGGTCGCGGCCGTTTCCAAGGATAGAAATTCTTAG
- a CDS encoding lytic murein transglycosylase — translation MHRSLASRSALALLFALALAGGAAAQQAPAANPAAPAAPCGGDLSAFLEGVKADAVAAGASAAAADEALAGAEIDPKVISRDRAQGVFKQTFLEFSQRTVSQARLDIGRQKMKQYADVFARAEQEFGVPSGVITAFWAMETDFGAVQGDFNTRNALVTLSHDCRRPELFRPQLIALIEMVQHGDLDPATNTGAWAGEIGQVQMLPRDIVAYGMDGDGDGHVRLKQSGPDAILTAAKFIQHLGFERGQPWLQEVTVPDNLPWEKSGLGGTMKAGDWFALGVKPRDGNTAFGELEGDLVLPQGRMGPAFIAYPNFKIYLEWNKSFIYTTSAAYFATRLSGAPTYLKGAPEQGLANDQMKTLQNKLQSLGHDVGEIDGILGSGTRVAIQKEQQRLGMPADGWATPALLNAL, via the coding sequence ATGCACCGCTCGCTCGCAAGCCGCTCTGCACTCGCCCTCCTGTTTGCCCTCGCCCTCGCAGGCGGCGCAGCCGCCCAGCAGGCGCCGGCCGCAAATCCAGCGGCCCCGGCAGCACCTTGCGGCGGCGATCTGTCCGCTTTCCTCGAAGGCGTCAAGGCCGACGCGGTCGCCGCAGGCGCGAGTGCGGCAGCCGCCGACGAAGCGCTTGCCGGCGCCGAAATCGATCCCAAGGTCATCAGCCGCGATCGCGCCCAGGGCGTCTTCAAGCAGACCTTCCTCGAATTCTCCCAGCGCACCGTCAGCCAGGCCCGCCTCGACATTGGCCGCCAGAAGATGAAGCAATATGCCGACGTCTTTGCCCGCGCCGAGCAGGAATTCGGCGTCCCATCTGGCGTCATCACCGCCTTCTGGGCGATGGAAACGGACTTTGGCGCCGTGCAGGGCGATTTCAACACCCGCAACGCTCTGGTGACGTTGTCGCATGACTGCCGCCGCCCGGAGCTCTTCCGCCCGCAGCTGATTGCCCTCATCGAAATGGTCCAGCACGGCGACCTCGACCCTGCGACCAACACCGGCGCCTGGGCCGGCGAGATCGGCCAGGTGCAGATGCTGCCGCGCGACATCGTCGCCTATGGCATGGACGGCGATGGCGACGGTCATGTTCGTCTGAAGCAGAGCGGCCCGGACGCCATCCTGACGGCGGCGAAATTCATCCAGCATCTCGGCTTCGAGCGCGGCCAGCCCTGGCTGCAGGAAGTCACCGTGCCCGATAACCTGCCCTGGGAGAAATCCGGCCTCGGCGGCACGATGAAGGCCGGCGACTGGTTCGCGCTCGGCGTCAAGCCGCGCGACGGTAACACCGCCTTCGGCGAACTCGAAGGCGATCTCGTGCTGCCGCAGGGCCGCATGGGACCGGCTTTCATCGCCTATCCGAATTTCAAGATCTATCTCGAATGGAACAAGTCGTTCATCTACACGACCTCGGCCGCCTATTTCGCCACCCGCCTGTCCGGCGCTCCGACCTATCTCAAGGGTGCGCCGGAACAGGGGCTTGCCAACGACCAGATGAAGACGCTGCAGAACAAGCTGCAGTCGCTCGGTCATGATGTCGGCGAGATCGACGGCATTCTCGGCTCCGGCACCCGCGTCGCGATCCAGAAGGAACAACAGCGCTTAGGCATGCCGGCCGACGGCTGGGCGACGCCTGCCCTTCTCAACGCTCTCTGA
- a CDS encoding DMT family transporter — protein MESRMNAWTWGLLVLLGLIWGGSFFFARIAVQHVPPLTLVFLRLLLAALALHVYIAGRLDIYSILQARWREFLVLGLINNALPHALIFFGQTRIGAGLAAILNATTPIWTVLIANYFTSDEKLSSAKIAGCLVGLAGTVVLIGPGISTDSEAPIWPLLLPVLAAVSYGFAATYGKRFRDVPAPVTSAGQLTASSLIALPLSLVADRPWTLAVPPVDAILAVLALALLSTAFAYILYFRIMAAAGATNASLVTLLVPPSAILLGVLFLGETLSLAEFAGMALIGFGLVILDGRAYRRLARIA, from the coding sequence GTGGAAAGCAGAATGAATGCCTGGACCTGGGGCTTGCTGGTCCTGCTCGGCCTGATCTGGGGCGGCTCCTTCTTCTTTGCCCGCATCGCCGTCCAGCACGTGCCGCCGCTGACCCTCGTCTTCCTCAGGCTGCTGCTCGCGGCACTCGCGCTGCATGTCTATATTGCCGGCCGTTTGGACATCTATTCTATTCTCCAGGCCCGCTGGCGGGAGTTCCTGGTCCTTGGCCTGATCAACAATGCGCTCCCGCACGCGTTGATCTTCTTCGGCCAGACCCGCATCGGCGCCGGCCTTGCGGCGATTTTGAACGCGACGACGCCGATCTGGACGGTGCTCATCGCCAATTACTTCACATCGGACGAGAAGCTGTCCTCGGCAAAAATCGCCGGGTGCCTCGTCGGCCTCGCCGGCACGGTCGTCCTGATCGGTCCCGGCATCTCGACAGACAGCGAAGCGCCGATCTGGCCGTTGCTCCTTCCCGTGCTTGCCGCCGTCTCTTATGGTTTTGCCGCCACCTACGGCAAACGCTTCAGGGATGTTCCCGCTCCCGTCACATCGGCGGGCCAACTGACCGCCTCCTCGCTGATCGCACTGCCGCTATCGCTGGTAGCCGATCGCCCCTGGACGCTTGCCGTACCGCCTGTCGACGCGATCCTCGCCGTTCTGGCGCTGGCGCTGCTGTCGACCGCCTTCGCCTATATCCTCTACTTCAGGATCATGGCCGCTGCAGGCGCCACCAATGCCTCTCTGGTCACCCTTCTGGTGCCACCGAGCGCCATCCTTCTCGGCGTACTCTTCCTCGGCGAAACGCTCAGTCTTGCCGAATTCGCCGGCATGGCCCTCATCGGTTTCGGACTCGTCATCCTCGACGGCCGCGCCTATCGCCGGCTGGCGAGAATAGCCTGA
- the metF gene encoding methylenetetrahydrofolate reductase [NAD(P)H], with the protein MALKNDGRGRNIGISFEFFPPKSEEMEGQLWDTVSKLQDWDPDFVSVTYGAGGTTKAPTLSAVTRFLSQTPLATASHLTCVGATKEETHHMIETFRKVGVKHFVALRGDAPGGAGAPYQPHPGGYANAAELVAGLKSVGDFEISVSAYPEKHPESRDTAADIDMLKRKADNGADRALTQFFFDNDNFERYLERVRAAGVSIPIVPGIMPIQNLTQLKRFAGACGAVIPAFLDERFAGFDDKPEERAKVAADVAAEQIEDLVRRGLDEFHLYTMNRAPLVSAVLDNLGFIRRAPKSAGAAA; encoded by the coding sequence ATGGCTTTGAAAAACGATGGACGCGGGCGCAACATCGGGATTTCCTTCGAATTCTTTCCGCCGAAATCGGAGGAGATGGAAGGGCAGCTTTGGGACACCGTCAGCAAGCTGCAGGACTGGGATCCGGATTTTGTGTCGGTGACCTATGGCGCCGGCGGCACCACCAAGGCGCCCACGCTCTCCGCCGTCACCCGCTTCCTCTCGCAGACGCCGCTTGCCACGGCTTCGCACCTGACCTGCGTCGGTGCGACGAAGGAAGAAACGCATCATATGATCGAGACCTTCCGCAAGGTCGGCGTAAAGCATTTCGTGGCGTTGCGTGGTGACGCGCCCGGTGGCGCCGGCGCACCTTATCAGCCGCATCCCGGCGGTTACGCCAATGCGGCGGAGCTGGTGGCCGGCCTCAAGTCGGTCGGCGATTTCGAGATTTCGGTCTCTGCCTATCCGGAAAAGCACCCGGAAAGCCGCGATACGGCCGCCGATATCGACATGCTGAAGCGTAAGGCTGATAACGGAGCCGACCGGGCACTGACCCAGTTCTTCTTCGACAACGACAATTTCGAGCGTTATCTGGAGCGTGTGCGCGCCGCCGGGGTCTCGATCCCGATCGTGCCCGGCATCATGCCGATCCAGAACCTGACGCAACTGAAGCGTTTCGCCGGCGCCTGCGGCGCGGTCATCCCCGCCTTCCTCGACGAGCGCTTCGCGGGCTTCGACGACAAGCCCGAGGAGCGGGCGAAGGTCGCGGCCGACGTTGCCGCCGAGCAGATCGAGGATCTCGTGCGGCGCGGCCTCGATGAGTTCCATCTCTATACGATGAACCGCGCCCCGCTGGTTTCCGCCGTTCTCGACAATCTCGGCTTTATTCGCCGGGCGCCAAAGAGCGCGGGCGCTGCCGCCTGA
- a CDS encoding metalloregulator ArsR/SmtB family transcription factor, giving the protein MSEPLKLGLDGLVDVLKAAGEPTRLRLLALLDGGDLTVTDLTEILGQSQPRISRHLKLLGEAELIERYQEGAWAYFRLKQDGKAALLVRALLKHVSENDPTILRDGERLSQVKRQRAERAQAYFSRNAAEWDELRRLHAADEEVDAAVIRLLGNQPIDSLLDLGTGTGRILELLSGLYRRAIGVDASRDMLSVARANLDKSRITKATVRHADILNLPFEGQDFDLVTIHQVLHFFDQPEIAISEAARMLRPGGRLVVIDLAPHALEYLRDEHAHVRLGFSHQAMSDWLRKAGLDVEQVVDLHPGQQGGQGLTVTVWLARDPRRLMASQLSEGAEPTFAGRV; this is encoded by the coding sequence ATGAGCGAACCCTTGAAGCTAGGACTGGATGGGCTGGTGGACGTCTTAAAGGCGGCCGGCGAGCCGACGCGTCTGCGCCTTCTGGCGCTTCTCGACGGCGGCGACCTGACTGTCACCGATCTTACCGAAATCCTCGGCCAGTCACAGCCCCGCATCTCCCGCCACCTGAAGCTGCTCGGCGAGGCCGAACTGATCGAACGCTACCAGGAAGGCGCCTGGGCCTATTTCCGGCTCAAGCAGGACGGCAAGGCGGCGCTGCTCGTGCGGGCTCTGCTAAAACACGTCTCCGAGAACGATCCGACCATTCTTCGCGACGGCGAGCGGCTGTCGCAGGTCAAACGCCAGCGGGCGGAGCGGGCCCAGGCCTATTTCAGCCGCAATGCTGCCGAATGGGACGAGCTTCGCCGCCTGCATGCGGCCGACGAGGAGGTCGACGCCGCCGTGATCCGGCTGCTCGGCAACCAGCCGATCGATTCATTGCTCGATCTCGGCACTGGTACCGGCCGTATCCTCGAGCTTCTGTCCGGGCTCTACCGCCGCGCCATCGGCGTCGATGCCAGCCGCGACATGCTGAGCGTGGCGCGGGCCAATCTCGACAAGTCCCGCATCACCAAGGCGACGGTCCGTCACGCCGATATCCTGAACCTACCGTTCGAGGGGCAGGATTTCGATCTGGTGACGATCCATCAGGTGCTGCATTTCTTCGACCAGCCGGAGATTGCGATCTCCGAAGCGGCGCGCATGCTTCGGCCGGGCGGCCGGCTCGTGGTCATCGACCTTGCGCCGCACGCGCTCGAATATCTCCGCGACGAGCATGCCCATGTCCGTCTCGGCTTTTCGCACCAGGCGATGTCCGACTGGCTGCGCAAAGCCGGGCTCGACGTCGAGCAGGTCGTCGATCTTCATCCGGGTCAGCAGGGCGGGCAGGGACTGACGGTCACCGTCTGGCTCGCGCGCGATCCGAGGCGCCTCATGGCTTCGCAACTAAGCGAAGGCGCCGAACCTACATTTGCCGGGAGAGTATGA
- a CDS encoding GNAT family N-acetyltransferase has translation MAARKSEFPALLTDRLRLREPVFGDCGELHELISIPEVTRFSNWPDAPKKAQIERVMKWMCSAFAKGKACAWIIEERASGRFLGAIRFNSIDKYAKWAEIGYELHPSFWGKGLMSEAVKAVARCGFDDFSLNRIEAWTLPGNRASDRVLEKAGFRYEGTLRQKAWFKNAFHDFRMFGRLASELPEEAPPQKS, from the coding sequence ATGGCTGCCCGTAAAAGCGAATTTCCTGCGCTGCTGACCGATCGCCTACGCCTGCGCGAGCCGGTTTTCGGTGACTGCGGCGAGCTCCATGAGCTGATCTCAATTCCGGAAGTCACACGTTTCTCGAACTGGCCGGATGCGCCGAAAAAAGCGCAGATCGAGCGCGTGATGAAATGGATGTGTAGCGCGTTCGCCAAAGGAAAGGCGTGCGCGTGGATAATAGAAGAGCGTGCCTCTGGTCGGTTCTTAGGGGCCATACGGTTCAACAGCATCGACAAGTACGCAAAGTGGGCCGAGATCGGCTATGAATTGCACCCGTCGTTCTGGGGGAAGGGGCTGATGAGCGAGGCGGTGAAAGCAGTCGCTCGATGTGGATTTGATGACTTTTCCCTGAACCGAATCGAAGCCTGGACTCTGCCGGGGAACCGGGCGTCGGACCGGGTTCTGGAAAAGGCCGGGTTCCGATATGAGGGCACACTTCGTCAGAAGGCCTGGTTCAAGAACGCTTTCCATGATTTCCGCATGTTCGGCCGTCTCGCCAGTGAGCTGCCTGAGGAAGCCCCGCCGCAAAAATCGTAA
- the ettA gene encoding energy-dependent translational throttle protein EttA, producing MARQFIYHMSGLNKAYGNKKILENIHLSFYPDAKIGILGPNGAGKSTVLRIIAGQDKEYTGEAWLAEGATVGYLEQEPKLDASKTVFENVMEGVASKTAVLERYNELMMNYSDETAEEGAKLQDIIDSQNLWDLESQVEMAMEALRCPPRDAEVTSLSGGERRRIALCRLLLSQPDLLLLDEPTNHLDAETIAWLEKHLRDYPGAVMMITHDRYFLDNVTGWILELDRGRGIPYEGNYSAYLLAKAKRMQQENREEAGRQKAISREQEWIASSPKARQAKSKARIKSYEQLVEAAEKQRPGDAQIIIPVSERLGQVVIEMQGITKGFEGRTLINDLSIKLPPGGIVGIIGPNGAGKTTLFKMITGQEKPDSGSIRIGETVHLGYVDQSRDALAADKTVWEEISGGAEIIKLGKFDMNSRAYCGAFNFKGGDQQQKVGNLSGGQRNRVHLAKMLKAGGNVLLLDEPTNDLDTETLGALESALEAFAGCAIIISHDRMFLDRLATHILAFEGEGHVEWFEGNFEDYEQDKIRRLGPDALNPGSQAHKRLTR from the coding sequence ATGGCACGTCAGTTCATCTATCACATGTCCGGCCTCAACAAGGCCTATGGCAACAAGAAGATCCTGGAGAATATCCACCTTTCTTTCTACCCGGATGCCAAGATCGGCATCCTCGGGCCGAACGGCGCCGGTAAATCCACTGTGCTGCGCATCATTGCCGGCCAGGACAAGGAGTATACCGGCGAAGCCTGGCTCGCCGAAGGTGCGACGGTCGGCTATCTCGAGCAGGAGCCGAAACTCGATGCCAGCAAGACGGTGTTCGAGAACGTCATGGAGGGCGTAGCCTCGAAGACGGCCGTGCTAGAGCGTTACAATGAACTGATGATGAACTATTCCGACGAGACGGCGGAAGAGGGAGCCAAGCTCCAGGACATCATCGACAGCCAGAACCTCTGGGATCTGGAAAGCCAAGTCGAAATGGCGATGGAAGCGCTGCGCTGCCCGCCGCGTGACGCCGAGGTCACCAGCCTTTCCGGTGGTGAGCGCCGCCGTATCGCGCTTTGCCGCCTGCTGCTTTCGCAGCCGGACCTGCTGCTGCTCGACGAACCGACCAACCACCTGGACGCCGAAACCATCGCCTGGCTCGAAAAGCATCTGCGGGACTATCCGGGCGCCGTGATGATGATCACCCACGACCGCTACTTCCTGGACAATGTCACCGGCTGGATCCTCGAACTCGACCGCGGCCGCGGTATTCCCTACGAGGGCAACTACTCGGCCTACCTGCTCGCCAAGGCCAAGCGCATGCAGCAGGAAAACCGGGAAGAGGCAGGCCGTCAAAAGGCGATCAGCCGCGAACAGGAATGGATCGCTTCCAGCCCGAAGGCCCGGCAGGCCAAGTCCAAGGCGCGTATCAAGTCCTACGAGCAACTCGTGGAAGCCGCCGAGAAGCAGCGTCCCGGCGACGCGCAGATCATCATCCCGGTCAGCGAACGGCTCGGCCAGGTGGTCATCGAGATGCAAGGCATCACGAAGGGCTTCGAGGGCCGCACGCTGATCAACGACCTGTCGATCAAGCTGCCGCCGGGCGGCATCGTCGGTATCATCGGCCCGAACGGCGCCGGCAAGACGACCTTGTTCAAGATGATCACCGGCCAGGAAAAGCCGGATAGCGGTTCGATCCGCATCGGCGAGACCGTGCATCTCGGTTATGTCGACCAGAGCCGCGACGCGCTGGCCGCCGACAAGACGGTCTGGGAGGAAATCTCCGGCGGCGCGGAAATCATCAAGCTCGGCAAGTTCGATATGAACTCCAGAGCCTATTGCGGCGCCTTCAACTTCAAGGGCGGCGACCAGCAGCAGAAGGTCGGCAATCTCTCCGGTGGTCAGCGCAACCGCGTTCACCTTGCCAAGATGCTGAAGGCAGGCGGCAACGTTCTGCTGCTCGACGAACCGACCAACGACCTCGATACGGAAACTCTCGGTGCGCTGGAAAGCGCGCTGGAAGCGTTTGCCGGCTGCGCCATCATCATCAGCCACGATCGCATGTTCCTCGACCGCCTGGCGACGCACATCCTCGCCTTCGAAGGCGAGGGCCATGTCGAATGGTTCGAAGGCAACTTCGAGGATTACGAGCAGGACAAGATCCGCCGCCTCGGCCCCGATGCCCTGAACCCGGGCAGCCAGGCCCACAAGCGCCTGACGCGCTGA
- a CDS encoding ribonuclease, translated as MSSIELRTLAFALSMVLAGAATAQEGGGRTRFILAASWQPAFCQTNQKKAECASQTGERSDATNFSLHGLWPMKQDYCGVSAEQKAADKDGKWNELPEVTLSAEAKSALAKAMPGTQSGLERHEWVKHGTCIGMSAEDYFGVGMHLVGALNASAVRDLFAANIGKTLKADEIKAAFDKSFGPGAADRVKMSCRRAGKVRVISELTIGLSESAGTASAKSAALADLIQGAGKTSFGCDEGVVDAAGF; from the coding sequence GAGTTGCGTACCTTGGCGTTCGCCTTGTCGATGGTTCTTGCCGGCGCCGCCACGGCGCAGGAGGGTGGCGGGCGTACCCGCTTCATTCTTGCGGCGAGCTGGCAGCCCGCCTTTTGCCAGACGAACCAGAAGAAGGCCGAATGCGCGAGCCAGACCGGTGAGCGTTCGGACGCGACGAATTTCTCGCTGCACGGGCTCTGGCCGATGAAGCAGGATTATTGCGGTGTGAGCGCCGAGCAGAAGGCCGCCGACAAGGACGGCAAATGGAATGAATTGCCGGAGGTTACGCTTTCGGCGGAGGCGAAGTCGGCGCTCGCAAAGGCAATGCCCGGCACGCAATCCGGCCTGGAACGGCATGAATGGGTGAAGCACGGCACCTGCATTGGAATGAGCGCCGAAGACTATTTCGGCGTCGGTATGCATCTCGTCGGCGCGCTCAACGCGTCGGCCGTGCGCGATCTCTTCGCCGCCAATATCGGCAAGACGCTCAAGGCCGATGAGATCAAGGCGGCTTTCGACAAGAGCTTCGGTCCCGGTGCGGCCGACCGCGTCAAGATGAGCTGCCGGCGGGCCGGCAAGGTCAGGGTGATCAGCGAGTTGACGATCGGGCTTTCAGAGAGTGCGGGAACGGCCTCGGCAAAGAGTGCGGCGCTTGCCGATCTGATCCAGGGGGCCGGCAAAACCTCGTTCGGCTGCGACGAAGGTGTCGTCGACGCGGCGGGCTTCTGA